The following proteins come from a genomic window of Elusimicrobiota bacterium:
- the murD gene encoding UDP-N-acetylmuramoyl-L-alanine--D-glutamate ligase, with protein METSPGARGWFDDRRALVIGLGKSGAAAARLLERLGARVSVTESRSRESLGEALRGLPPAITVEAGSHHLLGKRWDLVVPSPGVPASTWEPLRARGALVWGELELAYRALSLAGRWPRWSAAVTGTNGKTTTTALLGAIFEAAGRPTVVAGNIGTPLSDCVDRVTADTALALEVSSYQLETASAFRPTVGALLNVTPDHLSRHGTLDNYARTKFKLFQEQRGDETAVLNARDALCRALRGLAPAGVAWFGDRLPGPGLRWSASGLVGFGGRWALPAHLPGRHNGENAAAAVACARALGVPGAAVRQALSAFRGVAHRLEFIRERRGVRFINDSKATNVDSTRVALEAFPGRLRLILGGQDKGAPYTPLAGLVRRKVKEILLIGEAAPKIEKDLAGAAAFFRAGDMAGAVRRAAETATAGDIVLLSPACASFDQFENFEHRGRVFRALAEALP; from the coding sequence ATCGAAACATCGCCCGGCGCGCGCGGCTGGTTCGACGACCGCCGCGCCCTGGTGATCGGCCTGGGCAAGTCCGGGGCCGCCGCCGCGCGTCTTCTGGAGCGCCTGGGCGCCCGCGTGTCGGTGACCGAGTCCCGCTCCCGGGAATCCCTGGGCGAGGCGTTGCGGGGTCTGCCCCCCGCGATCACCGTTGAAGCGGGGAGTCATCACCTGTTGGGGAAACGTTGGGACCTCGTGGTTCCCAGCCCCGGGGTGCCCGCCTCGACTTGGGAGCCCCTCCGCGCGCGGGGCGCGTTGGTGTGGGGCGAACTGGAACTGGCTTACCGCGCACTGTCGCTGGCCGGCCGCTGGCCGCGCTGGTCGGCCGCCGTCACCGGCACCAACGGAAAAACCACCACCACGGCTCTCCTGGGCGCGATTTTTGAGGCGGCGGGACGACCCACGGTCGTCGCCGGTAACATCGGAACCCCTCTGTCGGATTGCGTCGATCGCGTGACCGCCGACACCGCCCTGGCGCTCGAAGTGTCCAGCTACCAGCTGGAAACGGCCTCGGCGTTCCGCCCGACGGTGGGGGCGCTCCTCAACGTCACGCCGGATCACCTAAGTCGCCACGGCACGCTCGACAATTACGCCCGCACCAAATTCAAATTGTTCCAGGAGCAACGCGGGGACGAGACCGCCGTATTGAACGCCCGCGACGCCCTCTGCCGCGCGCTGCGCGGCCTGGCGCCGGCCGGGGTCGCCTGGTTCGGGGACCGCCTGCCCGGCCCGGGACTGCGTTGGTCGGCCTCGGGGCTGGTTGGTTTCGGCGGCCGATGGGCCCTGCCCGCGCATCTGCCCGGCCGCCACAATGGGGAAAACGCCGCCGCCGCCGTGGCCTGCGCGCGCGCCCTCGGCGTGCCGGGCGCCGCCGTGCGCCAAGCGCTGTCCGCTTTCCGGGGCGTGGCCCATCGTCTGGAATTTATCCGGGAACGGCGTGGGGTGCGCTTCATCAATGACAGCAAGGCCACCAACGTGGATTCGACCCGCGTGGCCCTGGAGGCTTTTCCCGGACGATTGCGGTTGATCCTGGGCGGACAGGACAAGGGGGCGCCCTACACGCCCCTCGCCGGGCTCGTCCGGCGAAAAGTGAAGGAAATTCTTTTGATCGGGGAAGCCGCTCCTAAAATCGAAAAAGACCTGGCGGGTGCCGCGGCCTTTTTCCGCGCCGGCGACATGGCCGGGGCCGTCCGCCGCGCTGCCGAAACGGCGACGGCCGGGGACATCGTTCTTTTGTCGCCCGCCTGCGCTTCCTTCGATCAGTTCGAAAATTTTGAACACCGGGGCCGCGTGTTCCGCGCGCTCGCCGAGGCCCTGCCGTGA
- a CDS encoding phospho-N-acetylmuramoyl-pentapeptide-transferase, with protein MLYSLVQWREVFSPFNVFQYITFRSGGAFLTALALCLLFGGPFIAALKRARMQQFIREYGPESHLKKSGTPTMGGLLILFALLGSTLLWARLDNRFILLAIGTCLYLGALGFLDDYRKWLKRHPAGGLSENLKMGAMVVWALGVGSYFYFAPPNAEFAHRVFIPYAKGVSIPLHGFYLSFALIVLVGASNAVNLTDGLDGLAPGTLVVSGLSFAVFAYLAGHAKLSAYLRLVSVPGAGELTVFLAALGGACLGFLWFNAHPAEIFMGDTGSLPLGGALGLAALSLQQELILVVVGGVFVAEALSVILQIGSVRLRKGRRVFRMAPLHHHFEVGGLPETKVTIRFWIAAIVLALIAMTSLKIR; from the coding sequence ATGCTTTATTCCCTTGTTCAATGGCGGGAGGTCTTCTCCCCCTTTAACGTTTTTCAATACATCACCTTTCGGTCGGGGGGGGCCTTCCTCACGGCGTTGGCTCTGTGCCTGTTGTTCGGCGGGCCTTTCATCGCCGCGCTCAAACGCGCGCGCATGCAGCAGTTCATTCGCGAATACGGTCCGGAATCCCACCTCAAAAAATCCGGCACGCCCACCATGGGCGGTCTCTTGATCCTTTTCGCCCTGTTGGGATCGACCCTCCTATGGGCGCGGCTCGACAACCGTTTTATCCTGCTCGCCATCGGGACCTGCCTGTACCTGGGGGCCCTGGGGTTTTTGGACGACTACCGCAAGTGGCTCAAGCGGCACCCGGCCGGCGGCCTATCGGAAAATCTCAAGATGGGCGCCATGGTGGTATGGGCCCTGGGCGTGGGCAGCTATTTCTATTTCGCGCCCCCCAACGCGGAATTCGCCCACCGGGTCTTCATTCCGTACGCCAAGGGGGTCTCGATTCCCCTTCACGGCTTCTATCTGTCCTTCGCCTTGATCGTGTTGGTCGGCGCCTCCAACGCGGTTAATCTTACCGACGGATTGGACGGCCTGGCCCCCGGCACGTTGGTGGTGAGCGGTCTCTCCTTCGCGGTGTTCGCTTATTTGGCCGGCCACGCCAAACTCTCGGCCTATTTGCGCCTGGTGTCCGTGCCCGGGGCGGGGGAATTGACGGTGTTCCTGGCGGCGCTCGGCGGTGCGTGCCTGGGGTTTCTGTGGTTCAACGCCCACCCGGCGGAAATTTTTATGGGCGACACGGGGTCCTTGCCCCTCGGTGGCGCGCTGGGGCTCGCGGCCTTGAGCTTGCAACAGGAATTGATCCTCGTCGTCGTCGGCGGCGTTTTCGTGGCCGAGGCCCTGTCGGTCATCCTGCAAATCGGCTCGGTGCGCCTGCGCAAGGGACGGCGGGTGTTCCGCATGGCGCCGCTTCACCACCATTTTGAAGTCGGCGGTCTTCCCGAGACCAAAGTCACCATCCGTTTTTGGATCGCGGCCATCGTGTTGGCGTTGATCGCCATGACCTCCCTCAAAATCCGGTGA
- a CDS encoding UDP-N-acetylmuramoyl-tripeptide--D-alanyl-D-alanine ligase translates to MSLIDSWPALAERAGGQLIRAGVGLPARVVTDSRSVAPGDFFIALKGERRDGHDFLKEVAGRGAVGALVGRPTEELPEGFGLVRVDDTLAGLQSWARAHRQKLSLRVIGVTGSNGKTTTKEMIAHLLRAGGKTVYATRGNLNSQVGLPLSLLELRPEHTHAVIEMGASAKGDIARLAALARPEIGVLTSIGRAHLQTFGTLEGVARAKWELVEALSAEDLAFLNIDDPLLAARRKSAACSVVTYGRDETANVRGINVRQDPHTAFDLVVAGARRAVRLPVPGLFNVTNALAAAAVALWERMNLIDVAAAFPSFAPPAQRMQMKRRPDGSLFLIDAYNANPDSMAAGLESFVSAFPHWPRVAVVGSMLELGESAEAEHRALGEKLAALPLAAAVFVGPEHAWVREGYERSGGKAPLTATEDRAAAREALTQSLTPDTSVFFKGSRGARLEEIYEPFLMKE, encoded by the coding sequence ATGAGCTTGATCGACTCTTGGCCCGCTTTGGCCGAGCGCGCGGGGGGGCAATTGATCCGCGCGGGCGTCGGCCTTCCCGCGCGGGTGGTGACCGACTCGCGGTCCGTGGCGCCGGGGGATTTTTTCATTGCGCTTAAAGGCGAGCGTCGGGACGGACACGATTTCTTGAAAGAAGTCGCTGGGCGGGGCGCCGTGGGGGCGTTGGTGGGCCGGCCGACCGAGGAATTGCCCGAGGGGTTCGGTCTCGTGCGCGTGGACGACACCCTGGCGGGTCTTCAGTCCTGGGCCCGCGCCCATCGGCAAAAACTCAGTCTCCGCGTGATCGGCGTCACCGGCTCCAATGGCAAAACCACGACCAAAGAAATGATCGCCCACCTTCTGCGGGCGGGGGGTAAAACGGTTTACGCCACGCGGGGCAACCTCAACAGCCAGGTGGGCCTGCCTCTCTCGCTTTTGGAATTGCGGCCCGAACACACCCACGCCGTGATTGAAATGGGCGCCTCCGCCAAAGGGGACATCGCGCGGCTCGCGGCCCTGGCCCGGCCGGAGATCGGGGTATTGACGTCGATCGGTCGGGCCCATCTGCAAACTTTCGGTACCTTGGAGGGGGTGGCCCGCGCGAAATGGGAACTGGTGGAGGCTTTGTCCGCGGAGGATTTGGCGTTTCTCAACATCGATGACCCCCTCCTCGCCGCGCGGCGGAAAAGCGCGGCCTGTTCCGTCGTGACCTACGGTCGCGACGAGACCGCCAATGTGCGCGGGATCAATGTGCGTCAGGATCCCCACACGGCCTTCGATTTGGTGGTGGCGGGCGCGCGCCGGGCGGTGCGCCTGCCCGTGCCGGGTCTGTTCAATGTGACGAACGCCTTGGCCGCGGCGGCCGTGGCCCTCTGGGAGCGCATGAATCTGATCGACGTGGCCGCGGCGTTCCCGTCCTTCGCGCCGCCCGCCCAGCGCATGCAGATGAAGCGCCGCCCCGACGGATCCCTCTTTTTGATCGACGCCTACAACGCCAACCCCGACTCGATGGCGGCGGGTTTGGAGAGCTTTGTTTCCGCTTTTCCCCATTGGCCGCGCGTGGCCGTTGTGGGCAGTATGTTGGAACTCGGCGAATCGGCCGAGGCCGAACATCGCGCTCTGGGTGAAAAGCTCGCGGCCCTGCCCTTGGCCGCCGCCGTGTTCGTCGGCCCCGAGCACGCCTGGGTGCGCGAGGGGTACGAGCGTTCGGGCGGGAAGGCCCCCTTGACGGCCACCGAAGACCGCGCGGCCGCCCGCGAGGCCCTGACCCAAAGCCTCACGCCGGACACGTCCGTGTTTTTCAAGGGGTCGCGCGGCGCCCGGCTGGAAGAAATTTATGAGCCGTTCTTAATGAAGGAGTGA
- a CDS encoding UDP-N-acetylmuramoyl-L-alanyl-D-glutamate--2,6-diaminopimelate ligase has translation MITLDALLAGIAPTNAGVPCVPLTGLTVDSRSVKKGDLFIALPGTRTDGHAHVAAAAAAGAAAVLAERPVAATVPVVVLPSTAKALSTLAARFYGRPSQHLEIIGVTGTNGKTTITYLLESVLQAAGKSVGVVGTIDYRWPGHRETAPNTTPHAADVQRLLAAMRDAGVSHVAMETSSHALALGRVDDVDFTGAVFTNLTQDHLDFHRDMERYFEAKAGLFDRLDRSGRPRRRAVINRDDPWAERLLSRVASPAWTYGIDKESDFRATDLVLSAEGSAFRLLTPFGERREKFSLVGRHNIYNLLGALGAALGAGVPLDTAIAGLAQMHGVPGRLERVTERPVGTTGTDLPFDLFVDYAHTDDALVNVMQTLRPLTRGRLIVLFGCGGDRDRTKRPKMGEAAARLGDRVIVTSDNPRSEDPEAIAREVEAGARRVTGRSVEVVLDRREAIARAVSLAGPGDVLLLAGKGHETYQILRDRTVDFDDRAVARSLLGERARRG, from the coding sequence GTGATCACGCTCGACGCCCTCCTCGCCGGCATCGCCCCCACCAACGCGGGGGTTCCGTGCGTGCCCCTCACCGGATTGACGGTGGATTCCCGCTCCGTAAAAAAGGGGGACCTGTTCATCGCTTTGCCCGGCACGCGGACCGACGGACACGCCCACGTCGCCGCCGCGGCCGCGGCCGGGGCCGCGGCCGTCCTCGCCGAACGTCCCGTGGCCGCCACGGTGCCGGTGGTGGTCCTGCCTTCAACGGCGAAAGCCTTGTCGACGCTCGCCGCCCGTTTTTACGGCCGCCCGTCGCAACATCTCGAGATCATCGGGGTCACCGGCACCAACGGCAAAACGACCATCACGTACCTGTTGGAGTCCGTGTTGCAGGCCGCGGGAAAATCCGTCGGGGTGGTCGGGACCATCGATTACCGCTGGCCGGGTCACCGCGAAACAGCGCCCAACACCACGCCCCACGCCGCCGATGTTCAACGCCTTCTGGCGGCCATGCGCGACGCCGGCGTGAGCCACGTGGCTATGGAAACCTCGAGCCACGCCCTGGCGCTCGGGCGCGTCGACGACGTGGATTTCACGGGCGCCGTCTTCACCAACCTCACGCAGGACCATTTGGATTTTCACAGGGACATGGAGCGTTATTTCGAAGCCAAGGCCGGACTCTTCGACCGGCTGGATCGCTCCGGCCGTCCCCGTCGACGCGCCGTGATCAACCGCGACGACCCCTGGGCGGAACGCCTTTTGTCCCGGGTCGCCTCCCCCGCGTGGACCTACGGCATCGATAAAGAATCCGATTTCCGCGCCACCGACCTCGTTCTTTCCGCCGAGGGCTCCGCGTTCCGTCTCCTCACGCCTTTTGGGGAACGCCGGGAAAAGTTCAGCCTGGTGGGGCGGCACAACATTTACAACCTGTTGGGCGCGCTCGGCGCGGCCCTCGGGGCGGGTGTGCCTTTGGACACCGCCATCGCCGGGCTCGCCCAAATGCACGGCGTGCCCGGCCGGTTGGAACGGGTGACGGAACGACCCGTCGGAACCACGGGCACGGACCTTCCCTTCGACCTTTTTGTCGACTACGCCCACACGGACGACGCCCTGGTGAACGTGATGCAAACCCTTCGCCCCCTCACCCGCGGGCGCCTGATCGTTCTTTTTGGTTGCGGCGGCGATCGCGACCGCACCAAGCGTCCGAAAATGGGCGAGGCCGCCGCCCGGTTGGGCGACCGCGTCATTGTGACGTCGGACAACCCGCGTTCCGAAGATCCGGAGGCGATCGCCCGGGAGGTGGAGGCCGGGGCCCGTCGCGTGACGGGACGTTCGGTCGAGGTTGTTCTTGACCGGCGGGAGGCCATCGCCCGCGCGGTGTCGTTGGCGGGACCCGGGGACGTTCTTCTCCTTGCCGGTAAGGGCCACGAAACCTACCAGATTTTGCGTGACCGCACGGTGGATTTTGACGACCGCGCGGTGGCTCGGTCCCTCCTGGGGGAGCGGGCGAGGCGCGGATGA
- a CDS encoding penicillin-binding protein 2, which yields MIRRFRVALGLLTVGFAAVLTRLAYLQIWCHADLTARAAQQAHRWVREAPRRAAIVDRHGAPLVESVASASCYVDPTLLGHPHTAAARLGAALDLDPARLARAFQEARGSFLWVRRQLTPEQTSAVEKENLRGVGLVWEYRRIYPNGDLAAPLLGRVGEDGRGLSGLEHAFDEDLLDRRPARRALRDGKGRRLAVDSLDTEIDGGRGLRLSLDRTLQYIAERELDLGLRRSRAKGGAVVIQDVRTGEILALAGRPRFSFSDPTVDLEDLQVRATQWVFEPGSTFKLITAAAAIDQGRVRTDELFNCEGGSWKVAGVEINDHEPERVISFAHVMEVSSNIGFAKLGLRLGKESLYDFTRAFGFGTRTGCELPGESPGLLRPPARWSGTSLPILSFGQEIGVTALQLAGAYTAVANGGLLLEPRLCLDAQWPNGGQQRWSLPAVVRRVIRPETARILTRVLEGVVTRGTGQEAAVAGWTVAGKTGTAQKIDPLTRAYSPDKNVASFCGYVPARQPRLTIVVVLDEPTGVTWGGYNAGPVFRNIAAQAMTRLAVPPDPPPSLVRAPEKGRGQT from the coding sequence ATGATTCGACGTTTTCGCGTCGCGTTGGGCCTCCTCACCGTGGGCTTCGCGGCGGTGCTGACACGCCTGGCCTATTTGCAAATTTGGTGCCACGCCGATTTGACGGCCCGCGCCGCCCAACAGGCCCACCGTTGGGTGCGGGAGGCGCCGCGTCGCGCGGCCATCGTGGACCGCCACGGCGCGCCCCTGGTCGAATCGGTGGCGAGCGCGTCCTGCTACGTCGACCCGACCCTGCTGGGGCACCCCCACACCGCCGCCGCGCGTTTGGGCGCCGCCCTCGATTTGGATCCGGCCCGATTGGCGCGCGCCTTCCAGGAAGCGCGCGGTTCCTTCCTGTGGGTCCGTCGGCAACTTACCCCGGAGCAGACGAGCGCGGTGGAAAAAGAGAATTTGAGGGGTGTCGGTCTCGTTTGGGAGTACCGTCGGATTTACCCGAACGGGGATCTGGCCGCCCCTCTGCTCGGCCGCGTGGGGGAGGACGGCCGGGGCCTTTCCGGTTTGGAACACGCGTTCGACGAGGATCTTTTGGACCGGCGCCCCGCGCGCCGCGCCTTGCGCGACGGCAAAGGGCGTCGTCTCGCCGTGGATTCGCTCGATACCGAAATCGATGGAGGACGCGGCCTGCGGTTGAGCCTCGACCGCACCCTTCAATACATCGCCGAACGCGAATTGGATCTCGGCCTACGGCGTTCCCGCGCCAAGGGCGGGGCGGTGGTGATCCAGGACGTGCGCACGGGGGAAATCCTCGCGTTGGCGGGTCGACCCCGTTTTTCCTTTTCGGACCCGACGGTCGACCTGGAAGACCTTCAGGTGCGCGCCACCCAGTGGGTTTTCGAGCCGGGGTCCACCTTCAAGCTGATCACCGCCGCGGCCGCGATCGACCAGGGCCGTGTCCGCACCGATGAGCTGTTCAATTGCGAAGGGGGCAGCTGGAAAGTGGCGGGCGTGGAAATCAACGACCACGAACCCGAGCGCGTGATTTCCTTTGCCCATGTGATGGAGGTCTCTTCCAATATCGGTTTTGCCAAACTCGGTCTTCGACTTGGAAAAGAAAGCCTCTACGATTTCACCCGCGCTTTCGGTTTCGGCACGCGGACCGGCTGCGAACTGCCGGGCGAGAGCCCGGGTTTGCTCCGGCCGCCCGCGCGGTGGAGCGGAACCAGTTTGCCGATTCTCTCTTTCGGCCAGGAAATCGGCGTCACCGCGTTGCAATTGGCGGGGGCTTACACCGCCGTCGCCAACGGGGGGCTTCTGCTTGAGCCCCGCCTCTGCCTGGACGCCCAATGGCCCAACGGCGGCCAACAGCGTTGGTCGTTGCCCGCGGTCGTGCGCCGGGTGATCCGCCCGGAAACCGCCCGGATTTTGACGCGGGTGCTGGAAGGCGTCGTGACCCGCGGCACGGGTCAAGAGGCCGCCGTGGCCGGTTGGACCGTGGCGGGGAAGACCGGCACCGCCCAAAAAATCGATCCTTTGACCCGCGCCTACTCGCCCGATAAGAATGTCGCCTCGTTTTGCGGGTACGTGCCCGCGCGCCAGCCCCGCCTCACAATCGTGGTGGTTTTGGACGAGCCCACCGGAGTCACCTGGGGCGGCTACAACGCGGGGCCGGTGTTCCGCAACATCGCCGCGCAGGCGATGACGCGCCTGGCGGTGCCTCCCGACCCGCCGCCGTCCCTCGTGCGCGCGCCCGAAAAGGGCCGGGGCCAAACGTGA
- the rsmH gene encoding 16S rRNA (cytosine(1402)-N(4))-methyltransferase RsmH, whose protein sequence is MLRETVGALNPRSGGLYVDATLGLGGHTEALLAACAPDGRVVAVDRDPEARALARARLAHAADRLTVVEGNFDRFDERAGLVEGSVDGVLADLGVSSLQLDRAERGFSFRRPGPLDMRMDPTQGPTASEMLRAASLEDLEGWLRRAGEERFAGKLARRLKDLAPGLGSTADLAEAVARCVPRRGRSHPATRVFLALRMAVNREMESLDDFLARAARVLKPGGRLAVLTFHSEEDRRVKEAGRGGPPWRAVTKKPLAASGVERAENPRSRSAKLRVLEKI, encoded by the coding sequence ATGTTGCGGGAAACCGTGGGGGCCTTGAACCCCCGGTCCGGGGGCCTCTACGTGGACGCCACCTTGGGTTTGGGCGGTCACACGGAGGCCCTGCTCGCGGCCTGCGCTCCCGACGGGCGCGTGGTCGCGGTCGACCGAGACCCCGAAGCGCGGGCTTTGGCCCGCGCGCGATTGGCCCACGCGGCCGATCGTCTGACGGTGGTGGAGGGGAATTTTGACCGCTTCGACGAGCGCGCGGGTCTGGTCGAAGGATCGGTGGACGGCGTTCTGGCCGATTTGGGGGTGTCTTCCTTGCAGCTCGACCGGGCGGAGCGGGGTTTCAGTTTTCGCCGTCCCGGTCCCCTGGACATGCGGATGGACCCAACACAAGGACCGACGGCGTCGGAAATGTTGCGCGCGGCGTCATTGGAGGATTTGGAAGGTTGGTTGCGGAGGGCCGGGGAAGAGCGGTTTGCGGGAAAATTGGCACGCCGGTTGAAAGACCTGGCGCCCGGCCTGGGTTCGACCGCGGATTTGGCGGAAGCGGTGGCCCGGTGCGTGCCCCGGCGGGGCAGAAGCCACCCGGCCACGCGGGTCTTCCTGGCCTTGCGGATGGCGGTCAATCGCGAGATGGAAAGTTTGGATGATTTTTTAGCGCGCGCGGCGCGCGTCCTGAAGCCGGGGGGGCGGTTGGCCGTCCTGACCTTCCACTCGGAGGAAGACCGGCGGGTGAAAGAAGCGGGCCGCGGCGGCCCCCCGTGGCGGGCCGTCACAAAAAAGCCCCTGGCCGCGTCCGGGGTCGAGCGGGCCGAAAACCCGCGCAGCCGCAGCGCAAAATTGCGCGTGCTCGAAAAAATTTGA
- the mraZ gene encoding division/cell wall cluster transcriptional repressor MraZ: MFLGGEHRHTLDEKRRLALPARLRHGVRQFVLARGLEGCIALYTEVEWRKLLTKLEGLPVADKTHARAFKRLLISGAILSDVDGQGRLLVPESLGRYAGIRRDVTVVGMDSRIELWSSERWAQYRKRAERSAAKIAADIDL, from the coding sequence ATGTTCCTCGGCGGTGAGCACCGACACACGTTGGACGAAAAGCGCCGCCTGGCCTTGCCCGCGCGGCTGCGCCACGGCGTTCGGCAATTTGTCCTCGCGCGGGGATTGGAAGGGTGCATCGCCCTCTACACGGAGGTCGAATGGCGGAAACTTCTAACGAAACTGGAAGGCCTGCCCGTTGCGGACAAAACCCACGCGCGCGCTTTCAAGAGGCTTTTGATTTCGGGAGCGATCTTGTCGGACGTGGATGGACAGGGGCGCCTCTTGGTCCCCGAATCGCTCGGGCGCTACGCCGGCATTCGCCGGGATGTCACGGTGGTGGGAATGGACTCCCGGATCGAACTCTGGTCTTCGGAGCGTTGGGCGCAATATAGAAAGCGCGCCGAACGCAGCGCGGCCAAAATCGCCGCGGACATCGATTTGTAA
- a CDS encoding tyrosine recombinase XerC, with translation MPEHQTLSEKRMKADEALERFGMYLRAERNLAPATCRAYRADVAEFTAHWRERGDRSLAEVDRAALRAFLAAWGRRPWRRATLLRKVEALWAFFRFLKRQGFRSDNPTDGLPRPKPERRLPRFWSEAEVERVLGDAAAPRPDPVRDDRDRAVLELFYSAGIRVGELVALNVGDVDPWEGTLRVFGKGRRERVVPLGERALGALRRTLSRRGVDLLSRTSTGLAAALFVGRAGRRLEVRTARRVVERAGRRGGVTGAHPHLLRHSFATHLLDRGCDLRSVQEMLGHKNLSTTQIYTHVTPQRLRRVYDDAHPRA, from the coding sequence ATGCCGGAACATCAAACCCTTTCCGAAAAGCGAATGAAGGCCGACGAGGCCCTCGAGCGGTTCGGGATGTACCTCCGGGCCGAGCGGAACCTCGCGCCGGCCACCTGCCGCGCCTACCGGGCGGACGTCGCCGAATTCACGGCCCATTGGCGCGAGCGCGGCGACCGCTCCCTGGCGGAAGTCGACCGCGCCGCCTTGCGGGCGTTTCTGGCCGCCTGGGGCCGGCGGCCTTGGCGCCGGGCGACGTTGCTGCGCAAAGTCGAAGCCCTCTGGGCCTTTTTCCGGTTTTTGAAGCGCCAAGGGTTTCGGTCCGACAACCCGACGGACGGCCTGCCCCGCCCCAAACCCGAGCGTCGATTGCCCCGCTTTTGGTCCGAAGCCGAGGTCGAACGGGTTCTGGGCGACGCGGCGGCGCCGCGTCCCGATCCCGTGCGCGACGACCGCGACCGGGCCGTGTTGGAGTTGTTTTATTCCGCTGGGATTCGGGTGGGAGAATTGGTCGCTCTCAACGTGGGGGACGTGGACCCCTGGGAAGGCACGCTTCGGGTCTTCGGCAAGGGTCGGCGGGAGCGTGTGGTTCCTTTGGGGGAACGCGCGCTTGGGGCTCTGCGCCGAACCTTGTCCCGCCGGGGCGTGGACCTGTTGTCGCGGACGTCCACCGGTTTGGCCGCGGCGCTTTTCGTGGGCCGCGCCGGCCGCCGCCTGGAGGTTCGCACCGCGCGCCGCGTGGTGGAGCGCGCCGGACGCCGGGGCGGGGTGACGGGGGCCCACCCCCATTTGCTTCGCCACTCTTTCGCGACGCACCTCTTGGACCGCGGGTGCGATTTGCGCTCGGTCCAGGAAATGCTGGGCCACAAGAATTTGTCAACCACACAAATCTACACGCACGTCACCCCCCAACGCCTTCGGCGGGTTTACGACGACGCCCACCCCCGTGCCTGA